A portion of the Magnolia sinica isolate HGM2019 chromosome 17, MsV1, whole genome shotgun sequence genome contains these proteins:
- the LOC131231155 gene encoding UPF0481 protein At3g47200-like, with protein sequence MGRNMKEGSDLSLDKCMEKRLGELSVGPSEKKPCTIYRVPSHLRKDDESSYQPKIISIGPYHHCDNGLQAMEEHKWQFLSEFLERNRRVPLKHYLDKVREKEMEARSHYSEKLVQLSSDDFVQMMVLDGCFIIELFLQRYQAKDDLICGTRWMLPLITNDMLLLENQLPFFILEELFKLADLTFRDGENLQITINSLAIHFFSHLLVGDDKSLPGKQEPFHLLHLLHLFHIRRLKDSPDGSQATDSNKMQHNSSQTPPQQPLTNSSHSDIEAQPPETESKKTGRSGNRKWERVAILLRTIMGLPRKSSPPHKSIRSATELHEAGVKFRVKKDANSCLEVKFGDGVMEIPYLLIKDNTNSLFRNFIAFEQCHPDSNCHFTSYAFFMDCIVNTPADVALLCQNKILEHWLGSHDAVALLFNKLCSGVTSCFSDRVTDTQTHRYFHDLFKEVTKYCNTTWHTWRARLMHDYFSSPWAIISVVAAITLLLLTVAQTFFSAIAYVKPPA encoded by the coding sequence ATGGGGAGAAACATGAAAGAAGGCAGCGATTTGTCCTTGGACAAATGCATGGAAAAGAGACTCGGAGAGTTGTCCGTCGGTCCTTCTGAGAAAAAGCCATGCACAATCTATCGAGTCCCGTCCCACCTCCGCAAGGACGATGAGAGCTCCTACCAGCCGAAGATCATCTCCATTGGTCCTTACCACCACTGCGATAATGGCCTACAGGCCATGGAAGAGCACAAGTGGCAGTTCCTCTCCGAATTCCTCGAAAGGAACCGCAGAGTCCCGCTCAAGCATTATCTCGACAAGGTCCGAGAAAAGGAGATGGAAGCAAGGAGCCACTACTCAGAAAAATTAGTACAGCTCAGCAGTGATGATTTCGTCCAGATGATGGTCCTCGATGGTTGCTTCATCATCGAACTCTTTCTCCAGCGATACCAAGCAAAGGACGATCTGATATGCGGCACGAGGTGGATGTTGCCCTTGATAACCAACGACATGCTCCTGCTCGAGAACCAGCTTCCTTTCTTCATCCTCGAGGAGTTGTTCAAGCTGGCAGATCTTACTTTTCGTGATGGAGAGAACCTGCAGATTACCATTAATTCTCTCGCCATCCATTTCTTCAGCCATCTCCTTGTGGGGGATGACAAATCCCTTCCAGGGAAACAGGAACCCTTCCATTTGCTCCATTTGCTCCATTTATTTCACATCCGGCGTCTCAAGGATTCTCCTGATGGCTCTCAGGCAACAGATAGCAATAAAATGCAGCACAACTCATCACAAACGCCCCCGCAGCAGCCACTGACAAATTCAAGCCATTCAGATATAGAAGCCCAACCCCCAGAAACTGAATCCAAGAAGACAGGACGTTCTGGGAATCGCAAGTGGGAGAGAGTAGCTATTCTTCTCCGAACAATAATGGGGCTTCCAAGGAAGTCTTCGCCTCCCCATAAATCGATCCGTAGTGCTACGGAGCTCCATGAGGCTGGCGTCAAGTTCAGGGTGAAGAAGGATGCGAACAGCTGCTTGGAAGTGAAGTTCGGTGACGGGGTAATGGAAATTCCATATTTGCTAATCAAGGACAACACCAACTCCCTTTTCAGGAATTTCATTGCCTTTGAGCAATGCCATCCAGACTCCAATTGCCACTTCACAAGCTACGCCTTCTTCATGGACTGCATCGTGAACACACCAGCCGACGTGGCACTTCTCTGCCAGAACAAGATCCTCGAACACTGGCTCGGTAGTCATGATGCCGTGGCCCTCCTCTTCAACAAGCTATGCTCCGGCGTCACTAGTTGTTTCAGTGACAGGGTAACGGACACCCAGACCCACCGTTACTTCCACGATCTGTTCAAGGAGGTGACGAAATACTGCAACACCACTTGGCACACATGGAGGGCGCGGTTGATGCATGATTACTTCAGCAGTCCGTGGGCGATAATTTCCGTAGTGGCAGCCATCACCCTACTCCTACTCACCGTTGCTCAGACCTTTTTCTCTGCCATCGCCTATGTAAAGCCTCCGGCCTGA